CACTCCTGCGTCGTGCCCGACTAGGCTCGACGCATGCGGATCCACCCGCCGGACCCCTCGCTCACGGAGCCGCCTTTCGAGCAGCTGCGCAGCCAGGTGGCGCGTCGGGCGGCCAGCGGCGAGCTGCCGGCCGGGACCAAGCTGCCGACCGTGCGGGCGCTCGCGGCCGAGCTGGGGCTGGCCGCCAACACCGTGGCGCGGGCCTACCGCGAGCTCGAGTCCGACGGGGTCGTGGTCACCGAGGGGCGCCGCGGCACCTTCGTCGCGTCCGGCTCCGCGGCGGCTTCGACCGAGGCCGAGCAGGCCGCCACGGCGTACGTCGCGACCGCCCGGAGGCTGGGGCTGACCCGCGCCGAGGCCACCCGCCTGCTCGACCGCACCTGGCCGGTCTGACACGGATCCGCAAACTGATGGCCAAGGCGGTTGATCCGAGGACGGGCGTGCGCCGGTCCGTCAGCCCAGGATGTTGTGTTTCGACTGCTCGGC
Above is a genomic segment from Actinomycetota bacterium containing:
- a CDS encoding GntR family transcriptional regulator, with product MRIHPPDPSLTEPPFEQLRSQVARRAASGELPAGTKLPTVRALAAELGLAANTVARAYRELESDGVVVTEGRRGTFVASGSAAASTEAEQAATAYVATARRLGLTRAEATRLLDRTWPV